The DNA segment GTTCGGGCTCCGGGGGCTCCGGTTCAGCGGGGGCGGCTTCCGCGACGGGGATGCACTCGCCGGAGGCACAGCCTTCGGCGGAGCCCTCTTCCGGGAACATGCGCTCGTCCACGTCCTCGTCGCCGAGCGGCGGAGGTTCGGGAGGAGCCACGGGCTCCGGCTTGCGCATGTTGGTGATGCGCACGGTGGGCCCGGCTTCGGGCGCGCGAGCGGCGGGCGCGGGCTCCGGGACGGGAGCCGGGGGCTGGGCGCCGCCGTTGCGGAGGAAGGAGAGGGGCCGGGCCGCGGACGGGGGCAGGCCGTCCATGACGACAGCTGGAGCCGGAGGGGCCTCCAGCGCGGGGGCCGCGCCACCGCCATTGCGCAGGAACGACAGCGGACGCGCGGCGGAGGGTGACAGGTCGTCCATCACCACCGGCGCGGGAGGCACGGCGGCGGGCGTCGGAACGGGGCCGCCCGCGGCGCCGCCATTGCGCAGGAAGGAGAGGGGCCGGGCCGCGGAGGGAGACAGGCCCTCCATCAGCGCGGCGGGAGGCGTCCTCGTGGCCACGGCGGAAGCACCGGCCTGGGGCGGCTCCGGTGCACGCGTGACGACCGTGGGCGGTGCGCCGTCATGCGCCGTGGGGGCGCCGCGAGGCTCGAAGGACTGGGGCGCGGGAGTCATACGCGCGGAGGCGTCCTGCGCTCCGAAGGGCCGAGGACTGGCGCCCGCGTAGGCCGCGGGGCTCAGGGCCTCACGTGAATGCCCGTTGGATGCCGGGTGCGCCGACGTGCCCGCTGCGTCGAAGGGGCGAACGGTGGCGCCCGCGTGGGTGGATGGACCCTGCACATCCGTCATGCGCGGCGAAGCGCCGGTGAGCGCGGATCCAGCCTGGGGTTCGGACGGACGTGACGGCGCCCCCGCTTGCACGGAGGCACCCTGTGCTTCGACAGGGCGCGGAGCCGCCGCTACGGGCGCTGGCGCGCGGACTCCGGTCTGGACCTCAGACGCGAAAGTTCGCGGGACCGGAGCGACCTCCCGGCGCTCCGGACGTGTTCTTCGCGGCGCCTTCCGCGCCAAGTCCCGCCGACAGCCGCTCCACTCGGGCCAGCAGGTCGGGAATCGAACCGGCCGGGGACAGCTGGATGGCCTTGAGCAGCGCCATCTCCAGCGCCAGCCGGGGCTGCGCCGCTCGCGACACGTCCCAGATGCAGCCGTGCACGATGTCGAACAGCCGCGACAGCTGCGCGGTGTCCGCCTCCTTCGCGAGCGCCAGGAGCGCCTTCTGCTCGGACTCCGCCAGCTCCGCGGGCGCTTCACCCAGCGACTTCGTCACGAAGAGGTGCCGCAGCTGCAGCGCCAGCTCCTCCGCCAGCCGCTTCAGGTCCAGGCCCCGGTTGAACACCTCGTCCACCCGGCCCAGCACGCGCTTCGCGTCCTTGCGGACCAGCGCCTCCGCGAAGTCCTGCACCACCGTGCGGTCGATGGCGCCCATCGCCTCCGCGACCGCCTCGTCCGTGGGGTTGGGGCCGCACGACGCCAGGATCTGGTCCAGGAGGCTGAGCGCGTCGCGCATGCCGCCTTCGGACTGGCGCACCACCAGCGACAGCGACTGCTCGGAGATGCCCGCGCCCTCCGCCTGGCAGATCTCCTTCAGGCGCTGGAGCATCCGCGCCGCGGAGATGCGCCGGAAGTTGTGGCGCTGGCAGCGCGACAGGATGGTGTCCGGGAGCTTGTGCGCCTCCGTCGTCGCGAAGATGAACTTCACGTGACCGGGCGGCTCCTCCAGCGTCTTCAGGAGCGCGTTGAACGCCGCGCCGGAGAGCATGTGGACTTCGTCGATGATGTAGATCTTGTGGCGGTCGCGCTGCGGCAGGTACTTCGCGTTCTCGCGAATCTCGCGCACGTTCTCGACGCCGTTGTTGGACGCGCCGTCGATCTCCGCCACGTCCACGCTGGTGCCAGCCGTGATTTCAGTGCACGCCCGGCAGGTGCCGCACGGGGTCGCCGTGGGGCCCTGCTCGCAGTTGAGGGCCTTGGCGAGCAGGCGGGCGGCCGTCGTCTTGCCCACCCCTCGAGGGCCACAGAACAGGTACGCATGCGCGACCCGGTCCATCTTGATGGCATTCCCGATGGTCCGGACCACGTGCTCCTGGCCGGTCATGTCATCGAACTTCTGCGGGCGCCATTTGCGGGCGAGGACGAGGTAGCTCATGGGGACAGTCATCTAAACACGGCGGGCCGAATGATCCATGGAACGTCCATTCCGCCCGCCGTGAACCGCACTCCCTGTCAGCGTCCGAGCGCCTGTAGCACCACGTTGGCCGCGTTGTGCCCCGCCGCGCCGATGACGCTGCCCGCCGGGTGGCAGCCCGCGCTGCAGAAGTAGAGCCCCTGCACCGGCGTCTCATAGGGCAGCCGGTCGGTGAACCCCAGCTTGTTGTCCACATGATGGATGTGGCCGCGGGTGATGCCGAAGTGGGATTCAATCTTCGGCGGCGTGAGCGCGAAGTACTCCTGCACCAGGTCGCTGGTGCCGGGCGCGAAGCGGTCGCAGATGGACAGCAGGTGCTTCACGTACCGCGCCTCCTCCTTCTCCCAGGTGGTGCCCTCCAGCTTCTCCGGCACCCACTCCACGAAGAGGGCGGAGTTGTGGTGCCCTTCCGCGTCCTTCAGGGACGGGTCCACCGTGGTGTGCACGTACCACTCGATGGAGGGGAACTCCGCCAGCCGTCCCGCCTTCGCCTCCTTGTAGCCGTGCTCCAGCGCGCCCAGCACGTCGTCCCCCTGGGGCAGCAGGTGGATGGTGGGCCCGAACTGTCCCCGGTCTTCCGGCAGGCACGTGAAGGTGGGCAGGGACTTGAGGCACAGGTTCACCTTCAGCGTGGTGCCCGGCGCGGACAGCCCGTCCACCTTGCGGCGGTAGGCCTCCGGCAGCGCCTTCGTGTCCACCAGCTTCAGCGTGCGGAAGGGGTCCGCGTTGGAGACCACGACCTTCGCGGACAGCTCCTCGCCGCCCTCCAGCACCACGCCCTTCACCACGCCGTTGTCCACGCGCACCGACGCCACCTTCGCGTTCGTGCGCAGCTGGGCGCCGTGCTTGCGCGCAAGCTGCGCGATGCGCTGGGTGACGGTGCCCATGCCGCCTTCGACGATCATCCACGTGCCGCCGCTGCCCGGCAGCCGGCAGAGGTTGTGCACCAGCAGGTTCATGCCCGTGCCCGGCGTGTCGTAGCCGCCGTCCAGGCCGGAGAACGCGTCGGTGACGGCGTACATCGCCTTCACGAAGTCGGACTTGTAGCCGAAGCGCTCCAGGTACTCGCGCGCCGTGCCGCGACACAGCCGGATGAAGTGCTGGCGCAGGGCAGGGCGCACGTAGCGCTCCGCCGTCTCCTCCAGCGACAGGGGCGGCAGGAGCCACGCGGGTGCCAGGTCCTCGCGCAGCGCCCCCAGCTCCGCGTTCATCGCGACGTGGGCGTTCCAGTCCGCCTCGGAGAAGAACTCGCGGAACTGCCGCTCCAGCTCCCGCTCATCCGAGCCGAAGAGCAGATAGCGCTTGTCCAGCGTGGGCAGGAAGTAGTGCGGGTCGCGGCGCTTGAGGGGCAGCTCCAGCTGGAGCTCCTGGAGCAGCTCCGGCGGCATCAGCCCCAGGAGGTACGCGCCCGTGGAGACGCCCAGCTTCGGGGCGGTGCGGAACGGGTACTCCGTCTTGCACGCGCCGCCCACCTGGTCCTTCTCCTCCAGCACGGTGACCGACAGGCCCCGGCGCGCGAGCATCGCCGCCGCGACAAGTCCGTTGTGGCCCGCGCCCACCACGATGACGTCTGGCATGGTCTTCCTCCTTGGGGAAAAGGCCGTTCCTACCCGAGCCGCGGCCTCCCCGACAAACTCCGCGCGTCTTGCGCCGGACGCCGGGTCCAGAAAGAGTCGGCTTTCGCCACGTGAACGCCCCCATCCCCGACGCGCCCGAAGCCCCCGCCACCCCACAGGCCCCGGTGGAACTCCCGGCGTCCGCCGTCCGGATGGAGCTGCCCGGACGCCTCCGCGCGCTGGGGCTCCTCGCGGTGGCCCTGGTGCCGTGCGTCCTGGCGGTGCGCCAGCTGGGCCGCATCCACCCGGACGAGGTGTTCCAGGCGCTGGAGCCCGCGTACTGGCGCGTGCACGGCTACGGCGTGCTGGCCTGGGAGTGGCGCGAGGGCCTGCGCAACTGGGCCGTCCCCGGTGTGCTGGCCGCCTTCCTCAAGGTGGCGCACGGCTTCGGCGTCACCGACCCGCGCGTCTACCGGGGCGTGGTGGCGCTGCCCCAGTTCGCCCTCCACGCCTGGAGCCTGTGGGCCGTGCACCGCTTCGCCGAACGCCGCGCGGGGCCGTGGGGCGCGGCGCTCGCGGTGCTGCTCGTGGGGCTGAGCGCGCCGGTGCTCCTCTTCGCCGGCCGCACCCTGTCGGAGTCCTTCTCCGCGTCCTTCCTCCTGGTGGCCATGGAGGCCCTGGACCGCCCGGACACCGGGCCGGCTTCGCGGGTGCGCCGGGCCGGGCTCCTGGGCGGCGTGGCCCTGGGGCTCGCCGTGGTGACGCGCTACCCGTCCGCCCTCTTCGTGGTGGCCGCGCTCGGGTGGCTGGTGGCCGCCCGGCGGTGGCGCCTGCTCGCCTTCACCTGTGTGGGCGGGGCGGGGGTGGCGGCGGGCCTGGGCCTCCTCGACTGGGGCACCTGGGGCACGCCCTTCCACTCGTTCCTGGCCTACGTGGACTACAACGTCCTCTCCGGGAAGGCCGCCGCCGCGTTCGGCGCCTCGCCGCCGGGCTTCTACTGGGAGCCGCTGCTCCAGGCCGTGCCCCTCTGGGCCTGGGCCGCCGTGCCGCTGTCGCTGGTGCCCCTGCTCCGCTTTCGCGCGCTGTCCCTGCCGCTCACCTGCGCGGCCCTCTACACGGCCGTCCTCCTGACCACGCCGCACAAGGAGGAGCGCTTCCTGTACCCGGGGCTCGTGGTGGCGCTGCTCGCGGCCGCGTCCCAGCTGGCCGTGTCCATCGCCGCGCTTCCCCGGCCGGGCCTGCGGGGCGCGGGGGCGGTGCTCGCGCTGTCCCTGGGCTTCGTGCACGGGCAGGGCTTCCCGTCCAACGACCTCCGCGCGGACCAGTTCCGCGCCATCGTCCGGGCCACGCGGGGGGACGCGACGGGGCTGCTCATCGTCAACGAGGGGCTGTGGGGCTCCGGGGGCTATTTCTACATCGGCCGGAACATCCCCTGGCGCACCTGCGACTGGCCCCAGGACGCGGCCTTCCAGGCCTCCATCCGCGACCGCGCCTTCAACCGCGCCGTCACCTTCGAGGGCCGGGCCCTGGAAGAGCTCCAGGCCGCCGGCTTCCGCGTTGTCCGCCAGGTGGGGCGAGAGACCATCCTCGCCCGCGACTGAAGCCGAAGCGGCCGGGCAGGGGAGGGATGGCCCGCAAAGCCGAAGCGCCGGCATCCCCGGAGGGATGTCGGCGCTTGCGGTGAAACAGAACGGCCGGGACACACGCGGAAGTACGCTACCGTTGCTTCCTTCCGGACCTGGCGGGGTTCGCGCCCCCACGTTGTCCCGACCACAAAATCCGTGCTGCTACAGCGAAAATAACAACGGAGAGGGTGGGATTCGAACCCACGATACCCTTTCAGATATACACGCGTTCCAGGCGTGCGCCTTCAACCGCTCGGCCACCTCTCCAGAGACTTTGGAGCGGAGAGCGTAGGATTCGAACCTACGGTACCGTTGCCGGTACGCCTGATTTCGAGTCAGGTGCCTTCGACCACTCGGCCAGCTCTCCAGAATATTCAGTTTTCACGTCGCTTCGCGCGCAAGCGCTCGAAGAACGTCTTGAGAAGCTGGCGACTGTCTTCCGCCAGGATACCGCTCGTCACCTGGAGCCGGTGGTTGTGCCGGGGCTCTTCCACCAGGTTGTACAGCGAGCCGACCGCGCCCGCTTTCGGGTCCATCGTACCAAAGACGAGTCGGGTGACACGAGACTGTACCAGCGCACCGGCGCACATCGCGCACGGTTCCAGCGTCACGTAGAGGGTCACCCCGGAGAGTCGCCACGCATCACGCGCTCTGGCGGCGGCGGCCAGGGCAATCATCTCGGCGTGGGCGAAGGGGTTCCGGTCGCATTCGCGGCGGTTGTAGCCCGTGCCCACGACGTTTCCGTCCAGCACCGCCACCGCACCCACCGGTACTTCCCCGAGTGAAGCTGCTTCCCGCGCGAGCTCAAGAGCCTGCTGCATGAAAGCGATGTCGTCACTCATGATGTGCGCGCCTGAAAGAAGAAGTGGCGCTCCCTGGAGGATTCGAACCTCCGGCCTTCGGATTCGTAGTCCGACGCTCTATCCAGCTGAGCTAAGGGAGCATTTCTTCCGGCTGCTGCTTTACATCAAGTGGCGGAGAGAGAGGGATTCGAACCCTCGATACCCTTTCGAGTATGCAGGTTTAGCAAACCTGTGCCTTCAGCCTCTCGGCCATCTCTCCAACTCTTCTCTGTCAAAGAACCACGAAACTCAAGCTCAAAATCGGAGGCGGTAGGATTCGAACCTACGGAAGGCTTTCACCTTCTGCGGTTTTCAAGACCGCTGCCTTCAACCGCTCGGCCACGCCTCCACAGCAGGTGCCGCTCGGTTCCCGGCGGGCCAACCGCGCCCGTGGGGCCGCCCTTCTACATCATTTCTTCCCTGTGGCAAGAGGGTTGTTGGCCCCTTTTCACGTCAGGGGCCCTCGGCACCTGACTACAGGGGGCGAAGTTCCTTCAACCCGCCCATGTACGGCACCAACGCCTCCGGGATGGCGACGCTTCCGTCCTCCCGCTGGTAGTTCTCCAGGATGGCGATGCTCGTGCGCCCCACGGCCAGCCCGCTGCCGTTGAGGGTGTGCACCATCTGGGGCTTGTCCCCCTTCTGGGCGCGGAAGCGGATCTTCGCGCGGCGGGCCTGGAAGTCGCCGCAGTCCGAGCAGGACGAAATCTCCCGGTACGCGCCCTGGCCCGGCAGCCAGACCTCGATGTCGTACGTCTTGCGCGCGCCGAAGCCCATGTCGCCGGTGCACAGCAGCATCACGCGGTGGTGCAGCCCCAGCCGGCGGAGGATGTCGCACGCGTCGTCCGTCATGGCCTCCAGCTCCTCCAGGCTCTTCTCCGGAGGGGCGAACTTCACGAGCTCCACCTTGTGGAATTGGTGCTGGCGGATGAGGCCGCGCGTGTCGCGCCCCGCGGCGCCGGCCTCCGCGCGGAAGCACGGGCTGAAGGCGCAGTAGCGGATGGGCAGCTGCTCACCCTCCAGGATTTCGTCCGCGTGGTAGTTCGTCACGGGGACTTCCGCGGTGGGGATGAGGAAGCGCTCGGGTTCGCCGGACGTCTTGAAGGCGTCGTCCTCGAACTTGGGCAGCTGGCCGGTGCCCATCATCGTCTCGCGCAGCACGAGATAGGGCGGCAGCAGCTCCGTGTAGCCCTTGGACGTGTGCACGTCGATCATGAACGTGACGAGCGCGCGCTCCAGCCGGGCCAGGGCGCCCTTGTAGAATGTGAAGCGGCTGCCGGACACCTTCGCGGCGCGCTCGAAGTCGAGCATGCCCAGCGACTCGCCCAGCTCGAAGTGCTGCTTCGGCGTGAAGAGCAGGTTGGGCTTCTCACCCCAGGCCTTCACCTGGACGTTCTCGTCCGCGCTCGCGCCCACCGGGACGGATTCGTGGGGCACGTTGGGGATGAGCAGCAGGATGCGGTTGAGCTCCTCCTCCACTTCCTTGAGGCGGGCCTCCTTCTCCTTGATCTCCTGGGAGACGCCGCGCAGGTCGCCGCGCAGCTTCTCCATGGCGGCCGGGTCCTCCTTGGCCTTGCGCTTCATCTCCTCGTTGGCGGCGTTGCGGCGCGCGGCCAGCGCTTCCATGGAGACGTAGAGGTCGCGGCGCTCCAGGAAGAGCGCCTGGAAGGGGCCGAGGTCCAGGCTGCCGCCCCGCGTCTTCAGTCGGGCGACGACCGCATCGAAGTTCTGCGCAACGTTCCGGAGGTCCAGCATAGGGGCACGCCTTGTAGTCATCCCGGGCGTGGGCCGGCAAGGCTCACCACGCGCCGGGTGCTCAGGGCCGGACGCCCGGAGGGGTTGGGTCAGTGTTCGAGGTCGTAGATTTCGTCCTCGATGTCCTTCTTGTCCGCCGCGTCCGGCTTCTTCACCAGGTACTCCTTGAAGGCCGTGATGGCGTCCTTGCGCTTGTTGCGCTCCTTGTAGGCGAAGCCCAGGTAGTAGAAGGGCTGCGGGTTCTCCGGCTCGGCGGTGGTGGCCTTCTTGTACCAGTCGATGGCCTTCGCGTGCTGGGCCTGCTCCGTGTAGGCGCGCGCGACCTTGTAGTAGACGTACGTGAGCTTCGGATCCGCCTTGAGCGCCGCCTGGTAGCGGCGGACGGCGTCGTCCCAGCGCGCGGCGTTGAAGAGCACGTCACCCATGGCGCCCATCACCCGCGTGCGCTGCGGATCCGCCTTGAGGGCCGCCTCGAAGGAGGCGATGGCGCTGTCGAAGTCGGCGCGCTCCAGGTAGGCGTGGCCCAGGGCCTCGTGCGCGTCCGCGTAGTTGGGGTCCAGCGTCACGGCGGCCTGCCACTGCTCGATGGCGTCCGGCAGCCGCTTCGCGTCGCGCAGGATGACGCCGTAGGCGTACTTGTAGTCCGCGCGCTTGGGGGCGCGGTCCACGGCGGTCTTCATGCTGTCGAGCGCCTGGGTGTACTCCGAGCGCTTCGCGCGCACGAGGCCCAGGTAGTAGAGCGCCTCGTGGTTGGACGGCTCGTTGCGCAGCGCGAGGCCCAGGTTGCTCTCCGCGCCGGCCAGGTCGCCCTTCTCCAGGAGCACCGCGCCCAGGGTGATGGGCGTGGTGGTGGAGCGGGGGTCCTCCGCCTTGGCCTTCTCCAGCTCCGTCACGGCCTCGTCCAGCCGGTGCAACCGCCACAGCACGAGCCCGCGCTGCAGCCGGCCGTCCTTCAGCAGGTGCGGATCCAGCTCCAGGGCGCGGTTGGCCTCCGTCTCCGCGCGGGCCGTGTCGCCATTGAGCAGCGACACGCGCGACAGGCCCAGGTGGGCGTCCGCCAGGTTGGGATCCAGCTGCACGGCGCGGTCGAACTCCTGCTGCGCGAGCAGGCTGTTGTTCTCCGCGAGCGCCAGCTCACCCAGGCCCGCGTGCACGCCCGCGTGCTCCGGCGCCTGCTGCGCGGCGGCCTCCAGGAGCCCGCGCGCGTCCGCGTTGCGGTGCTGCCGCAGGTACAGGCGGCCCAGGTACAGGCCCGCGTCCACCAGCTTCGGGTCGGCGGCGGTGGCGCGCTTGAAATGGCCCTCCGCCTCCACGGGCTTGTCGAGCGCGTCCTCGATGCGGCCGTAGAGGTACGCGATGCGCGCCTCGTTGGGGAAGCTCTTGCTGGCGGCCTCCACGGCGGTGAGCGCGTCCTGCATCTTGCCCGTCATCACCAGCGCGGTGATGTGGCCGTCCACGAACTCCAGGCTGCCGCTGTCCTCCGTCGCGAGCGAGGCGAAGAGCGGCAGGGCGCCGTCGTAGGCGCGCTGCGAGCGCAGCACCTGGGCGAGCTGGGCCTTGATGAAGGCGGAGTCCGGGTTGTCCTTGTAGGCCGCCTGCAGCTCGGCTTCCGCTTCCTTGGGCTTGAACTGCTGGAAGAGGGCCACGCCCTTGAGGCCGCGGGCGCGGGCGCGCTCGGCGGGCCCCAGCGCGTCCTGGAGCTTCAGGGCGCTCTCCACGGCCTGGGCGCCCTGCTCGATGTTCGACTTGCGCACGAGCAGCTCCACCGCGGCCAGCTCCACCGCGGAGGCGGCGTGCTGCGGATCCGCGGCGAGCGCGTCCGCGTAGGCCTTGGCGGCCTCGTCGGCCTTGCCCTGCGCCTGGTACAGGTTGCCCAGCGCGTGGTGGGCCTTGGCGGACTTGGGGTCCTTCTCCAGCACCTTCGTCAGCGTGGCGACGGCGTTGGGGATGTCCTTCTGCTGCGCGTAGGCCTCCGCCAGGAGGAACGCGAGCTCCAGGTCGCCCTGGTTGTCCTCGCGGGTGGAGGCGTCCTGCAGGCGGGCCTGCGCCTCCGCGCCCTTGCGCTGGGTGAGCGCGATGGCGGCGGCGGTCTTGATGACCTCCACGTTCTTCTCACCCAGCAGCTCGATGGCCTCCATGTGCGTGGTGCACGCGGTGAGGTCGGAGCGGTCTCCGTCCGCGTAGCGGCGCTGCAGGTAGGCCACGGACTGGCACCAGAGGGCGCGGACCTCCGGGTACTCCTTGGAGGCCAGCACCTGGGCGCTCTTCTTTCGCGCGTCCTTGTAGCTGGCGTAGGTGTCCGACAGCAGGTCCTTGCGCGCCTCCTCGACGAGCTTCGCCTCGGAGGAGCCGGCGGACACGCGGGCCGGGAAGAACTTGTGGCGGCCGAAGGCGCCGTAGCGGCCGGCCTCGAAGCTGGCGCCGGTGCCCAGCACGAGCACCGACACGCCCGCGGCGATGAAGACGGGCAGGCGCTTCTTCCACTTGGCCTCGGCGGCGCTGCGGTCCACGACGGACACCGCGGCCATGCGGCCTTCGTAGAGCTGGCGCAGCCGCTCCATGCTGGCCTGGGGGTTGGCCGGATCCGCGGCGCCCGCCGTCTCCGGCGCCGGCGCGCCCGGCGCGGCCGCGAGGGGCACGGCCTTGGACGGGCCCTCCATCAGCCGCTGGATGGCGGCGGCGAAGACGGGCACCGTGCCGATGGCGGACCACGCCTCCGAGTCTGGCGAGACGTCCTCGTTGCCCAGGAGCTGGCCGTCCTCGAGCATCTTGACGATGACGCCCTCTTCGAACGGGCCGAACATCTTCCCGGAGCGGCGGCGCACGTGGAAGCGCTTCACCGGCGCGCGGCTGCCGGCCTCCTTGCCGGCGCTGTCGTCGATGAAGCTGAGCATCTCCAGGCCGTCCGTGGGGCCCGCGGCGGGCGGGGGCGGCAGCGGCGCGGAGAGGTCCGCTTCCAGGTCATCCACGGGCGCGGCGGTGGGGTCGAACTCCAGCGCGTCCGGCAGGCCCGTGGCGGCCGAGGCCGGGACGGGCGAGGGGTCGCCGAAGTCCACGTCGCCGAAGTCCGTCGCGGGGTTGACGCGGGCCTGGGGCACGGCCGGAGCCGGGTCGCCGAAGTCCAACTGGAAGTCCGGAGCGGGCGGCGCGGCCGGAGGGGGCGACGTGAAGTCCACGGCGAACGGATCATCCGTGGGCACGGGGGCCTGGCCGTACGCGGGGGCCTGGCCGTACGCGGGGGCGGGCGGCTCCGCGAAGTCGAAGGACACGGGCGAGGGCGCGGCGGGGGACGGCAGGTCCGAGAAGTCCATCGCCTGGGGCGAGGCGGGCGAGGGCAGGTCGGAGTAGTCCAGGCCGGGCGCGGGCGGCAGGGCGAAGGGGTCCTCGCTCGCGGAGGGCAGCCCGCCCAGGTCGTAGGACGGCGCGGAGGGCGGCGGGGGCAGGGCGAACGGGTCCGCGACGGGGGCCGGGGCCGCGTAGGCGGAGGGCGGCGGGAGGCCGAACGGATCCGCCTCGGGTTCGGCGGAGGGCGGGGCCAGGGCGAACGGATCCTCCGGCGGGGGCTCGCCGTAGCCGTAGGTCTGCGGATGGGCGCGCGACGCCGCCGGGCCGTGGGCGTTGGCCGGGTCGTTGATGTCGAAGGTGAAGGCGTCCTCGGGCGCGGCCTGCGCGGGGGCGGGCAGGTTGCCGTCGTCCGCGAAGTCGAAGTCGGGCGTGCCGAAGTCGG comes from the Corallococcus caeni genome and includes:
- a CDS encoding tetratricopeptide repeat protein → MKVSCPSCQTNYNIDDRRIPPGGAKLKCARCQTTFPIKAEGAGAEAPEAAPQPAAIPLPGTAAPQSAAIPLPGTAAPQPAAIPLPGTAAPQSAAIPLPGSAAPQSAAIPLPGSAAPRAAAPQAAIPLPGNAAPPSAAIPLPGHAAPQPAAIPLPGSAAPQSAAIPLPGTAAPRAAASPPGNTAPQSAAIPLPGTAAPQSAAIPLPGSAAPAAIPMGAGQAIPLPGTAAPRAAAIPLPGTASPASAAIPLPGSAAPQSAAIPLPGTAAPAAAAIPMSAGSAIPLPGAAAPRAAAIPLPGSAAPQSTAIPLPGTAAPRAAAIPLPGNAAPPVPEDPFSFDDEIPSAAFASPGVAAPRAISLDSGPGAPMALPDDSFSFDMDAAPPAPAPMAAEDDFSEVGSGEFSSLDTSDFSEPREDVTRVVAIPVPTDAYREPAAPVAYGSNEPASTARDFDFSEDPIAAAPPAPEADFGTPDFDFADDGNLPAPAQAAPEDAFTFDINDPANAHGPAASRAHPQTYGYGEPPPEDPFALAPPSAEPEADPFGLPPPSAYAAPAPVADPFALPPPPSAPSYDLGGLPSASEDPFALPPAPGLDYSDLPSPASPQAMDFSDLPSPAAPSPVSFDFAEPPAPAYGQAPAYGQAPVPTDDPFAVDFTSPPPAAPPAPDFQLDFGDPAPAVPQARVNPATDFGDVDFGDPSPVPASAATGLPDALEFDPTAAPVDDLEADLSAPLPPPPAAGPTDGLEMLSFIDDSAGKEAGSRAPVKRFHVRRRSGKMFGPFEEGVIVKMLEDGQLLGNEDVSPDSEAWSAIGTVPVFAAAIQRLMEGPSKAVPLAAAPGAPAPETAGAADPANPQASMERLRQLYEGRMAAVSVVDRSAAEAKWKKRLPVFIAAGVSVLVLGTGASFEAGRYGAFGRHKFFPARVSAGSSEAKLVEEARKDLLSDTYASYKDARKKSAQVLASKEYPEVRALWCQSVAYLQRRYADGDRSDLTACTTHMEAIELLGEKNVEVIKTAAAIALTQRKGAEAQARLQDASTREDNQGDLELAFLLAEAYAQQKDIPNAVATLTKVLEKDPKSAKAHHALGNLYQAQGKADEAAKAYADALAADPQHAASAVELAAVELLVRKSNIEQGAQAVESALKLQDALGPAERARARGLKGVALFQQFKPKEAEAELQAAYKDNPDSAFIKAQLAQVLRSQRAYDGALPLFASLATEDSGSLEFVDGHITALVMTGKMQDALTAVEAASKSFPNEARIAYLYGRIEDALDKPVEAEGHFKRATAADPKLVDAGLYLGRLYLRQHRNADARGLLEAAAQQAPEHAGVHAGLGELALAENNSLLAQQEFDRAVQLDPNLADAHLGLSRVSLLNGDTARAETEANRALELDPHLLKDGRLQRGLVLWRLHRLDEAVTELEKAKAEDPRSTTTPITLGAVLLEKGDLAGAESNLGLALRNEPSNHEALYYLGLVRAKRSEYTQALDSMKTAVDRAPKRADYKYAYGVILRDAKRLPDAIEQWQAAVTLDPNYADAHEALGHAYLERADFDSAIASFEAALKADPQRTRVMGAMGDVLFNAARWDDAVRRYQAALKADPKLTYVYYKVARAYTEQAQHAKAIDWYKKATTAEPENPQPFYYLGFAYKERNKRKDAITAFKEYLVKKPDAADKKDIEDEIYDLEH